One window of Halorubrum depositum genomic DNA carries:
- the lpdA gene encoding dihydrolipoyl dehydrogenase, whose translation MSNGYDYDLLVLGGGMAGLPVAMKCAYSGMETALVEEDLLGGTCLNRGCIPTKTMLRSAEVANLARRSEEFGIDIDSAIEADMEAILDRKDDIVESIREGAYENVEENENIDFIEGHGVFTSQDEVQVDDQTLSADRVIINTGARPAKPPIDGLDAVEVHDSTDLLELDAVPDSLAVIGGGYVGCEYAQMYSRFGADVTVFQRGDHLLPNEDPEVSEVIESAFEDEGITVQADAPVTALSETDSGIRVDADGAGAVTVSDVALAAGRTPNTDGLRLEDVDVSLDERGFVETDDSFETTADGIYAIGDVSGPPMFTHSARDDADLLYRHLAKDETISTEDRTVPWAVFTDPQVGHVGLTEQEARDEGYEVGIGRQDFADQGKPKALGETEGFVKLVTDADTDELLGAHVVGEQGAEIVHELILAIELGATADQIADTMHIHPTLPESINSAAGGVHKPS comes from the coding sequence ATGAGTAACGGATACGACTACGATCTGCTCGTGCTCGGGGGTGGGATGGCCGGCCTCCCCGTCGCGATGAAGTGTGCCTATTCGGGCATGGAGACGGCCCTTGTCGAGGAGGATCTCCTCGGTGGAACGTGTCTCAATCGCGGGTGTATCCCAACAAAGACTATGCTCCGGAGCGCGGAGGTCGCGAATCTCGCCCGCCGCAGCGAGGAGTTCGGCATCGACATCGACAGCGCAATCGAGGCCGACATGGAAGCGATTCTCGATCGCAAAGACGACATCGTCGAGAGCATCCGTGAGGGCGCCTATGAAAATGTCGAGGAAAACGAGAACATCGATTTCATCGAAGGCCACGGCGTCTTCACGTCACAAGACGAAGTCCAGGTCGACGACCAGACACTCTCGGCCGACCGGGTCATTATCAATACGGGGGCACGCCCGGCGAAGCCGCCGATCGACGGTCTCGACGCCGTCGAGGTCCACGACAGTACAGATTTGCTCGAGCTTGACGCAGTTCCCGATTCGCTTGCCGTCATCGGCGGGGGGTACGTCGGCTGCGAGTATGCCCAGATGTACAGCCGATTCGGCGCTGATGTCACCGTCTTCCAGCGCGGTGACCACCTCCTCCCGAACGAGGACCCCGAGGTGAGCGAGGTTATCGAGAGCGCCTTCGAAGACGAAGGAATCACCGTCCAGGCAGACGCGCCCGTGACGGCACTGTCGGAGACTGATTCCGGCATCCGAGTCGATGCCGATGGTGCCGGCGCCGTCACCGTCTCAGACGTCGCGCTCGCCGCCGGGCGGACGCCGAATACGGACGGTCTCCGCCTCGAAGATGTCGACGTGTCGCTCGATGAGCGAGGATTCGTCGAGACCGACGACAGCTTCGAAACGACTGCCGACGGTATCTACGCCATCGGCGACGTGAGCGGGCCACCGATGTTCACTCACTCCGCGCGCGACGACGCCGACCTCCTGTATCGACACCTCGCGAAAGACGAAACGATCAGCACCGAGGACCGAACCGTCCCGTGGGCTGTGTTCACCGACCCGCAGGTCGGCCACGTCGGACTGACCGAACAGGAAGCACGAGACGAAGGGTACGAGGTGGGCATCGGCCGCCAGGACTTCGCCGACCAGGGCAAGCCGAAGGCACTCGGTGAGACCGAGGGATTCGTCAAACTGGTCACCGACGCCGACACCGACGAACTCCTTGGTGCCCACGTCGTCGGCGAACAAGGGGCTGAAATCGTCCACGAACTCATCCTCGCCATCGAACTCGGCGCGACCGCCGACCAGATCGCCGACACGATGCACATCCACCCCACGCTCCCCGAGAGCATCAACTCAGCCGCCGGAGGTGTTCACAAACCCTCGTAA
- the merA gene encoding mercury(II) reductase, translating to MTHTSDYDLVILGGGAAAFAAITEASRRDLSTAMVNTGLPIGGTCVNVGCVPSKHLLAVAESGAAASENPFDAVRYSEEPTVDWADALDGTDELVERFRQENYVDIAEHFETDIYEGYGQLVGDTTIEVVDGADEGARITGQKALVATGSSPWAPPIDGLGGVDYYTSETILEERDLPESIVMLGGGYIALEWGQILHRVGVDVTILQRSDHVLSDMESQLGREMQRTFEEDGIEVMTGNDFQRVRRRAADGGTEAVQSIVAVETVVDGTERTVTRDALFVATGIQPNSEGIGLETVGVETNDDGTIRVDEHFQTTNPDIYAAGDVIGEPELETVAAKEGNQAVKNAFGDEGVSIDYDAVPAVVFTSPEVAAVGTTELEYMDEHGTCSCRTVQMEDVPRAKAVKNTDGLVQVVKHHETDEIVGVHMVGPRAADMIMEATLAVKFSLTVDDIIDTVHPFPTFSEAFKQACQAFRRDTSTMSCCVE from the coding sequence ATGACCCACACCTCCGACTATGATCTCGTGATTCTCGGCGGTGGCGCCGCAGCGTTCGCCGCGATCACTGAAGCGAGCCGGCGGGACCTCTCGACTGCGATGGTGAACACAGGCTTGCCGATTGGCGGGACCTGCGTGAACGTCGGCTGTGTCCCGAGTAAGCATCTTCTCGCCGTCGCCGAGAGCGGCGCTGCAGCGTCGGAGAATCCCTTCGACGCCGTTCGATACTCCGAGGAGCCGACCGTCGACTGGGCCGACGCACTCGACGGCACCGACGAACTCGTCGAACGGTTCCGGCAGGAGAACTACGTCGATATCGCCGAGCACTTCGAGACCGACATCTACGAGGGCTACGGCCAGCTGGTCGGCGACACGACTATCGAGGTCGTCGACGGCGCTGACGAGGGCGCGCGCATCACTGGGCAGAAGGCGCTCGTCGCGACCGGAAGTTCGCCCTGGGCGCCGCCCATCGACGGCCTCGGCGGCGTTGACTACTACACGAGCGAGACCATCCTCGAGGAGCGCGACCTCCCCGAGAGCATCGTGATGCTTGGTGGCGGATACATCGCGCTGGAGTGGGGCCAGATCCTCCACCGCGTCGGCGTCGACGTGACCATCCTCCAGCGCTCCGACCACGTCCTCTCGGACATGGAAAGCCAACTGGGTCGCGAGATGCAGCGCACGTTCGAGGAGGACGGCATCGAGGTAATGACCGGCAACGACTTCCAGCGCGTCCGCAGGCGAGCAGCCGACGGTGGAACCGAAGCGGTTCAGTCAATCGTCGCCGTCGAAACAGTCGTCGACGGCACCGAGCGGACAGTTACAAGGGACGCGCTGTTCGTCGCGACCGGCATCCAGCCGAACAGCGAGGGCATCGGCCTGGAAACGGTAGGGGTCGAAACAAACGACGACGGGACGATTCGTGTCGACGAACATTTCCAGACGACCAATCCCGACATCTACGCGGCGGGCGACGTGATCGGCGAACCCGAACTGGAGACGGTCGCCGCCAAGGAAGGCAATCAAGCCGTCAAGAACGCCTTCGGCGACGAGGGCGTCAGCATCGACTACGACGCAGTCCCGGCAGTCGTCTTCACCAGTCCCGAAGTCGCCGCAGTCGGCACGACCGAACTGGAGTACATGGACGAGCACGGCACCTGCTCGTGCCGAACCGTCCAGATGGAGGATGTCCCGCGGGCGAAGGCAGTCAAGAACACAGATGGCCTCGTCCAGGTCGTCAAACACCACGAGACTGACGAGATCGTCGGCGTCCACATGGTCGGCCCCCGTGCCGCTGACATGATCATGGAAGCGACGCTGGCGGTGAAGTTCAGCCTCACCGTCGATGACATCATCGACACCGTCCACCCGTTCCCGACGTTCTCCGAGGCGTTCAAACAGGCCTGTCAGGCGTTTCGGCGGGACACGTCGACGATGAGCTGCTGCGTTGAGTAA
- a CDS encoding winged helix-turn-helix transcriptional regulator, translating to MADTTSPAPTCDVEGTCYCPLTGVIDTLSRKYAMQLVSIIGAHDSLRFAEIEDHLPTASTSTISKRLNEFEEAGLVSRTQYNEIPPRVEYALTEDGDEVRTRLEPLLEWATENSGNA from the coding sequence ATGGCAGATACTACTTCACCGGCGCCAACGTGCGATGTTGAGGGGACGTGCTACTGTCCGCTCACAGGAGTTATCGACACGTTGAGCCGAAAATACGCGATGCAACTCGTTAGCATCATCGGCGCACATGACTCACTGCGGTTCGCGGAGATCGAAGACCACCTCCCGACAGCGAGCACGTCGACAATCTCGAAACGCCTGAACGAATTCGAGGAGGCAGGGCTCGTCTCACGGACGCAGTACAACGAAATCCCACCGCGTGTCGAATATGCGTTGACAGAGGATGGCGACGAGGTTCGAACACGACTGGAACCGTTACTCGAGTGGGCGACAGAAAATAGCGGAAATGCGTAA
- a CDS encoding DUF6166 domain-containing protein gives MEMNSTTDPRAVVQDTDERCQASTDRVEYVGMRVDGTPVVLNLTAHERLSPNRSLGLVRHSPAGFDWGYVGSGPAQLACALLLDYTDNETVAQQHYIQFRNDVVSQLVCDGPADCWHLTGKDIEAALAEFEEYRVLTPDGGTPSSSLPANWSAVSRTDRTVFQRREIDHYVVLAEGSEEWLIILCAQGDRAYPTPLDHRTLPVENDPASAVQALVAESNDLVEPEEET, from the coding sequence ATGGAGATGAATTCGACTACCGACCCACGAGCAGTCGTACAGGATACGGATGAGCGATGTCAGGCGAGTACAGACCGCGTCGAGTACGTCGGGATGCGTGTCGACGGAACGCCAGTTGTCCTGAACCTCACCGCACACGAACGCCTCTCCCCCAATCGAAGTCTCGGTCTCGTGCGGCATAGCCCGGCGGGATTCGACTGGGGCTACGTTGGGAGCGGACCGGCACAGCTCGCCTGTGCGCTCCTCCTCGATTACACCGACAACGAAACCGTCGCCCAGCAACACTACATCCAGTTCCGCAACGACGTAGTCAGTCAGTTGGTGTGTGATGGCCCGGCCGACTGCTGGCACCTCACCGGGAAGGATATCGAGGCGGCACTCGCCGAATTCGAAGAGTACCGAGTACTCACGCCAGATGGTGGGACGCCGTCATCGTCACTGCCGGCAAACTGGAGTGCGGTGAGCCGGACAGATCGGACAGTCTTCCAACGTCGGGAGATCGACCACTACGTCGTCCTCGCCGAAGGGAGCGAAGAGTGGTTGATCATACTTTGTGCGCAGGGGGATCGGGCGTATCCCACCCCGCTTGACCATCGAACGCTTCCGGTCGAGAACGATCCTGCTTCAGCCGTTCAGGCACTCGTCGCTGAGAGTAACGACCTCGTCGAGCCAGAGGAGGAGACCTAA
- a CDS encoding DUF7389 domain-containing protein, with protein MSEHTQPSRTDGESAESSEQTTRTEYVERSDVGVSLTVKLKRGTGTRDQDEVIAKAKGKTLEDAREDMETLREYIHDLAEDARQIQPEEEDG; from the coding sequence ATGTCAGAACATACCCAACCATCTCGTACGGATGGCGAATCGGCTGAATCGAGCGAACAGACGACACGAACGGAGTACGTCGAACGAAGTGACGTCGGCGTCTCCCTCACCGTAAAGCTCAAGCGTGGAACCGGTACCAGAGATCAGGACGAGGTAATCGCGAAAGCGAAAGGCAAGACCCTCGAAGACGCTCGCGAGGACATGGAAACCCTCAGAGAATACATCCACGATCTCGCGGAGGACGCTCGCCAGATCCAACCCGAGGAAGAAGACGGGTAA
- a CDS encoding DUF6166 domain-containing protein: MSRPSDTHSIEQTRPASGCDIVYVGYRQSGQAIVEKRPGQERLTPERSLALVNHSPSGFEWGYGGSGPAQLALALLLDYTGDEAFALDHYQAFKTEVVSQLDCAGSAGRWRLTGPEIDAVLHETPGEPAAPSI, encoded by the coding sequence ATGAGTAGACCTAGCGACACACACTCGATTGAACAGACACGCCCAGCGAGCGGCTGCGACATCGTCTACGTCGGGTATCGGCAGAGCGGGCAGGCTATCGTTGAGAAACGTCCCGGCCAAGAACGGCTCACACCAGAACGGAGTCTCGCGCTGGTGAATCACAGTCCCTCGGGATTCGAATGGGGATATGGTGGTAGTGGTCCGGCACAACTCGCGCTCGCACTCCTCCTCGACTACACGGGAGACGAGGCGTTCGCCCTCGACCACTACCAGGCATTCAAAACCGAGGTCGTGAGCCAACTGGACTGTGCTGGGTCTGCTGGACGCTGGCGACTCACCGGGCCCGAGATCGACGCAGTCCTTCACGAAACACCCGGCGAGCCGGCCGCACCGTCCATCTAA
- a CDS encoding DUF7567 family protein, translating into MSLEVIDRHSEALFEFLWCPVCGHEIFSHIPFEGVFCKNCNTQVILRESREDRGYEEAVLACFDTDSTWNLHVDEKFRRDLPDGSARVKILGAPGAYKVDWWSPAPGEDWEPVERGEFDDVEEPADISHLA; encoded by the coding sequence ATGAGTCTGGAAGTCATCGACCGCCACAGCGAAGCACTGTTCGAGTTCCTCTGGTGTCCGGTCTGCGGGCACGAGATATTCAGTCACATTCCCTTCGAGGGAGTGTTCTGCAAGAACTGCAACACGCAGGTCATCCTCCGGGAATCCAGAGAAGACCGTGGCTACGAGGAGGCTGTGCTCGCGTGCTTCGACACCGACTCGACGTGGAACCTTCACGTCGACGAGAAGTTCCGTCGTGACCTACCCGATGGATCGGCACGGGTGAAAATCCTCGGCGCACCGGGGGCCTACAAAGTCGACTGGTGGAGTCCAGCACCTGGGGAGGATTGGGAGCCGGTCGAGCGTGGTGAATTCGACGACGTGGAGGAACCAGCCGATATCTCCCATCTCGCGTAG
- a CDS encoding DUF7568 family protein, which translates to MSRITNWKRESRTPTLAYRNTETGARAVLHRAPDSYRYKWRGAILVDGYPVWSRGYETKDANAFRNVLRDQPAPEMSCRECLDGDVVVGDKSADGAKVQRWFECRNCGYEAPSRIVYGAER; encoded by the coding sequence ATGTCCCGGATCACAAATTGGAAGCGCGAGAGCCGCACACCCACACTCGCATACCGGAATACCGAGACCGGCGCTCGGGCTGTCCTACACCGAGCCCCGGACTCGTACCGCTACAAGTGGCGTGGCGCAATCCTCGTCGACGGCTACCCAGTGTGGTCGCGGGGGTACGAGACGAAAGACGCGAACGCGTTCAGGAACGTTCTCCGCGACCAACCTGCTCCCGAGATGAGTTGTCGGGAGTGTCTGGACGGTGACGTGGTCGTCGGTGATAAATCGGCTGACGGTGCGAAGGTCCAGCGCTGGTTCGAGTGTCGGAACTGTGGGTACGAAGCGCCCTCAAGGATCGTGTACGGCGCCGAGCGCTGA
- a CDS encoding aconitate hydratase — translation MNPFNAIREFEADGTTYKMADLTVLEEEGLCELDKLPVSIRVMLESVLRNADGEDITEDDIRDLAGWQPDVSDADIPFQPSRVILQDLTGVPAVVDLAALRSAVDRKDRDPTLVEPEVPIDLVIDHSVQVDYFGSEDAYEKNVELEYERNSERYRALKWAQNAFDDFSVVPPGTGIVHQVNLEYLGQVVHEREQNGENWLLPDTLVGTDSHTPMIGGIGVVGWGVGGIEAEAAMLGQPITMNLPEVVGVKLTGELPEGATATDLVLHVTELLRDVGVVDRFVEFYGPAVETLTVPDRATIANMAPEQGSTISMFPVDEATLDYLELTGRDEKHIELVRNYLDAQGLFGEQNPEYTETVELDLSTVTPSLAGPKKPQSRVEMGDMRGHFRELLHGEFEEALDEIDEEALARWLGEGGNTQAELTGEPTDAERTDGGVQQAGDTEKQNLGPLTKRATVNLDGNEIEIGHGSVVVSAITSCTNTSNPSVMLAAGLLAKNAVERGLDVPDYVKTSLAPGSRVVTQYLEASGLLPYLEDLGYNVVGYGCTTCIGNAGPLPEPIETAIDEHDLWTTSVLSGNRNFEARIHPKVRANYLASPPLVVAYGLAGRMDIDLEHDPLGYDEDGNPVYLSDLWPDSDEIHEAVHDFVDPSMFEEKYASVFEGDERWEALDAPTGEVYEWDEDSTYIREPPFFKDFPLEKPSVSNVEDARCLLTLGDTVTTDHISPAGPFGSDLPAGQWLMDHGVEPHEFNTYGARRGNHEVMMRGTFANVRIENQMLDDVEGGYTIHQPTDEQTTVFEASQRYHEEGTPLVVMAGEEFGTGSSRDWAAKGTDLLGVRATIAESYERIYRDNLVGMGVLPLQFQDGDSCEALGLDGSEVFAIYGLDDGLEPMAELTVTAERSDGSSVEFPVTAQVGTPAGVRYVEHGGILHYVLRQLLTDS, via the coding sequence ATGAACCCCTTCAATGCGATCCGCGAGTTCGAAGCCGATGGAACGACCTACAAGATGGCCGACCTCACCGTCCTCGAAGAGGAAGGCCTCTGTGAACTTGATAAACTCCCGGTTAGCATCCGTGTCATGCTCGAATCCGTCCTCCGAAACGCCGATGGGGAGGACATTACCGAGGACGACATCCGTGACCTCGCTGGCTGGCAACCGGACGTTTCCGACGCCGACATTCCGTTCCAGCCGTCCCGGGTCATCCTCCAGGACCTCACAGGCGTCCCTGCCGTCGTAGACCTCGCGGCGCTCCGGTCGGCCGTCGACCGCAAGGACCGCGACCCAACTCTCGTCGAACCCGAGGTGCCCATCGACCTCGTGATCGACCACAGCGTCCAAGTGGACTACTTCGGTAGCGAGGACGCCTACGAGAAGAACGTCGAACTGGAGTACGAGCGCAACAGCGAACGGTACCGGGCACTGAAGTGGGCGCAAAACGCCTTCGACGACTTCAGCGTCGTCCCACCTGGAACGGGAATTGTTCACCAGGTGAACCTAGAGTATCTCGGGCAGGTCGTCCACGAACGCGAGCAGAACGGCGAGAACTGGCTGCTTCCGGACACGCTCGTCGGCACGGACAGTCACACGCCGATGATCGGCGGCATCGGCGTCGTCGGCTGGGGCGTCGGTGGCATCGAGGCCGAAGCCGCGATGCTCGGCCAGCCCATCACGATGAACCTCCCCGAAGTCGTCGGCGTCAAACTTACGGGTGAACTCCCCGAGGGTGCGACAGCGACCGACCTCGTACTGCACGTCACCGAACTGCTCCGGGACGTCGGCGTCGTCGACCGATTCGTCGAGTTCTACGGCCCCGCCGTGGAGACGCTGACCGTCCCTGACCGGGCGACCATCGCCAATATGGCCCCCGAGCAGGGCTCGACCATCAGCATGTTCCCCGTCGACGAGGCCACCCTCGACTACCTCGAACTGACGGGCCGCGACGAGAAACACATCGAACTCGTCCGGAACTACCTGGACGCCCAGGGGTTGTTCGGCGAGCAGAATCCCGAATACACCGAGACAGTCGAACTGGACCTCTCGACAGTCACTCCAAGCCTCGCCGGCCCCAAGAAGCCCCAGTCCCGCGTCGAGATGGGTGACATGCGGGGCCACTTCCGGGAGTTACTCCACGGCGAGTTCGAAGAAGCCCTCGATGAAATCGATGAGGAGGCGCTGGCCCGGTGGCTCGGAGAGGGCGGCAACACCCAGGCCGAGTTGACCGGAGAACCAACCGACGCCGAACGAACTGACGGCGGCGTTCAACAAGCGGGCGACACTGAAAAACAGAATCTGGGACCCCTCACGAAGCGCGCTACAGTGAACCTCGACGGCAACGAAATCGAGATCGGGCACGGGAGCGTCGTCGTTAGCGCCATCACCAGCTGTACGAACACGTCAAATCCGTCCGTGATGCTGGCAGCCGGGCTCCTGGCGAAGAACGCCGTCGAGCGCGGCCTCGACGTCCCGGACTACGTCAAGACCAGCCTCGCACCCGGCAGCCGCGTCGTCACCCAGTACCTCGAAGCATCGGGACTCTTGCCGTACCTCGAAGACCTGGGTTACAACGTCGTGGGCTACGGCTGTACGACCTGCATCGGAAACGCAGGGCCACTCCCCGAACCGATTGAGACCGCGATCGACGAACACGACCTCTGGACGACGAGCGTACTCTCCGGGAATCGGAACTTCGAGGCACGCATCCATCCAAAAGTGCGGGCGAACTACCTCGCCAGCCCACCGCTGGTGGTGGCATACGGGCTGGCCGGTCGGATGGACATCGATCTGGAGCACGACCCGCTGGGGTACGACGAGGACGGCAACCCGGTCTATCTGTCGGACCTCTGGCCGGACAGCGACGAGATCCACGAAGCCGTCCACGACTTCGTCGACCCGTCGATGTTCGAGGAGAAGTACGCCTCCGTGTTCGAGGGCGACGAACGATGGGAGGCGTTGGATGCGCCGACTGGCGAGGTCTACGAGTGGGACGAGGACTCGACGTACATCCGGGAACCGCCGTTTTTCAAGGACTTCCCACTGGAGAAACCTAGCGTCTCCAACGTCGAGGATGCACGGTGTCTGTTGACACTGGGTGATACGGTGACGACCGACCACATCAGCCCCGCAGGACCGTTCGGCTCGGACCTCCCCGCCGGGCAGTGGCTGATGGACCACGGTGTCGAGCCTCACGAGTTCAACACGTACGGTGCCCGCCGGGGCAACCACGAGGTGATGATGCGGGGGACGTTCGCCAACGTCCGCATCGAGAACCAGATGCTCGACGACGTCGAAGGCGGCTACACGATTCACCAGCCGACGGACGAGCAGACGACCGTGTTCGAGGCCAGCCAGCGCTACCACGAGGAGGGGACGCCCCTCGTCGTGATGGCGGGCGAGGAGTTCGGAACCGGCTCGAGTCGTGACTGGGCGGCGAAGGGAACCGACCTCCTCGGCGTTCGCGCAACCATCGCCGAGAGCTACGAGCGCATCTACCGGGACAATCTCGTCGGGATGGGCGTGCTGCCGTTGCAGTTCCAGGACGGCGACTCGTGTGAAGCGCTCGGACTAGACGGGTCAGAAGTCTTCGCTATCTACGGGTTGGACGACGGGCTGGAGCCGATGGCCGAGTTGACGGTGACTGCGGAGCGGTCGGACGGGTCGTCGGTCGAGTTCCCGGTGACGGCCCAGGTCGGGACGCCCGCCGGTGTGCGATATGTTGAACACGGCGGTATCCTGCACTACGTGCTTCGGCAACTTCTGACCGACTCGTGA
- a CDS encoding heavy metal translocating P-type ATPase, whose protein sequence is MTENPDAAGGTSGGGQRRELTARLAVPEMDCPSCAQKVNKSLQRVDGITDVTLQPTTGTANVTYDPDRTSEADVVKAIEGAGYEVVGGSDAEGDDEDNQAADGVDIAPPSEVWTSPRAKKTWLGAAFLTVGLLFEFFLAGQNIAIASVLEYPLHIADVLFLGAVAASGIPVVRSGYYSAKNRSLDIDLLMGTAIIAATGIGYFVEAATLAVLFSIAELLEDYAMDRARDSLRELMELSPDEATVLRDGEEVTVPAEEVEVGETVVVRPGDKIPLDGTVIEGESAVDQSPITGESVPVDKAAGDEVYAGSINEEGYLEFEATSAASESTLSQIIEMVQGAQAKKTESEQFVDQFAGYYTPLVVVLAILTAAIPPLVIADPVSVDLAGYGFTFAGDWQAWFIRGLTLLVIACPCAFVISTPVSVVSGITSAAKNGVLIKGGNHLEAMGEVDAIALDKTGTLTKGELAVTDVVALGGTNDETVLQHAAALEQRSEHPIAEAILERAEKDAGDDVPSIEKFESITGKGISADIDGETYYAGKPALFEELGFDLSHAHLRADGGAVAEVAHEQCEREDCADLEDGAISRFENEGKTVVLVGTDTELIGIIAIADEVRPAAERAVARLHELGVAHVVMLTGDNEGTARAIAEQVGVDEYRAELLPDEKVDAVEALQAEYGDVAMVGDGINDAPALATAEVGIAMGAAGTDTAIETADIALMGDDISKLPYLYGLSHTANGVIRQNIWSSLGVKALLALGVPLGLVSVAVAVIVGDMGMSLGVTGNAMRLSRIAPERMDSKTGQETGA, encoded by the coding sequence ATGACAGAGAATCCGGACGCAGCAGGAGGAACGAGCGGCGGCGGACAGCGACGTGAGCTGACCGCCCGCCTCGCCGTTCCCGAGATGGACTGTCCCTCTTGCGCCCAAAAGGTGAACAAGAGCCTCCAGCGTGTCGACGGCATTACTGACGTCACGCTCCAGCCGACCACCGGCACAGCCAACGTCACGTACGACCCTGATCGGACTAGCGAAGCCGACGTCGTCAAGGCGATTGAAGGCGCCGGCTACGAGGTCGTCGGGGGCTCGGACGCCGAGGGCGATGATGAGGACAACCAGGCGGCCGATGGCGTCGACATCGCACCACCATCGGAGGTCTGGACGAGTCCTCGCGCGAAGAAGACGTGGCTCGGCGCGGCGTTCCTCACCGTCGGGCTCCTCTTCGAGTTCTTCCTCGCAGGACAGAACATCGCCATCGCAAGTGTCCTCGAGTACCCGCTCCACATCGCAGATGTCCTGTTCCTCGGCGCCGTCGCGGCCAGTGGCATCCCGGTCGTCCGTAGCGGGTACTACTCCGCGAAGAACCGGAGTCTGGACATCGACCTGCTAATGGGGACGGCCATCATCGCCGCGACCGGTATCGGCTACTTCGTCGAGGCGGCGACGCTGGCCGTCCTATTCAGCATCGCCGAGCTGCTCGAGGACTATGCGATGGACAGGGCACGGGACTCCCTGCGCGAGCTGATGGAACTCTCGCCCGACGAGGCGACCGTCCTTCGCGATGGTGAGGAAGTCACGGTGCCCGCCGAGGAGGTGGAGGTGGGCGAGACCGTGGTTGTTCGCCCCGGTGACAAGATTCCGCTCGACGGGACGGTCATCGAAGGCGAGAGTGCAGTCGACCAGTCGCCGATCACGGGCGAGAGCGTCCCCGTCGACAAGGCTGCCGGCGACGAAGTGTACGCGGGCAGCATCAACGAGGAAGGATACCTCGAGTTCGAGGCCACTTCGGCCGCCTCGGAGTCGACGCTCTCGCAGATCATCGAGATGGTGCAGGGCGCACAGGCGAAGAAGACCGAGTCCGAGCAGTTCGTCGACCAGTTCGCCGGCTACTACACACCCCTCGTCGTCGTGCTGGCAATCCTGACCGCCGCTATCCCGCCGCTGGTTATCGCTGATCCGGTGTCGGTGGACCTAGCCGGTTACGGGTTCACCTTCGCGGGCGACTGGCAGGCGTGGTTCATTCGGGGGCTTACTCTGCTGGTGATCGCCTGCCCGTGTGCGTTTGTCATCTCGACCCCAGTCTCCGTGGTGTCGGGGATCACCAGTGCCGCGAAGAACGGTGTCCTCATCAAAGGCGGCAACCACCTCGAAGCGATGGGCGAGGTGGACGCCATCGCCCTCGACAAGACTGGTACCCTCACCAAGGGCGAACTCGCGGTCACGGACGTCGTAGCGCTTGGCGGTACGAACGACGAGACGGTACTCCAGCACGCGGCTGCACTCGAGCAGCGAAGCGAACACCCAATCGCCGAGGCGATACTCGAACGCGCCGAAAAGGATGCCGGCGATGACGTGCCGAGTATCGAGAAATTCGAGAGCATCACCGGAAAGGGGATCAGCGCAGACATCGACGGCGAGACGTACTATGCAGGCAAGCCCGCCCTCTTCGAGGAGTTGGGTTTCGACCTGTCGCACGCCCACCTCCGTGCCGACGGCGGCGCAGTCGCCGAAGTGGCCCACGAGCAGTGCGAACGCGAGGACTGTGCCGACCTCGAGGACGGCGCGATCTCGCGGTTCGAGAATGAGGGGAAGACGGTCGTCCTCGTCGGCACGGATACCGAATTGATCGGCATTATCGCCATTGCCGACGAGGTGCGGCCGGCCGCCGAACGGGCGGTCGCACGGCTGCACGAACTCGGCGTCGCGCACGTCGTGATGCTGACCGGCGACAACGAGGGGACGGCCCGTGCGATCGCCGAACAGGTCGGCGTCGACGAGTATCGCGCAGAACTATTGCCCGACGAGAAGGTCGATGCCGTGGAGGCGTTACAGGCGGAGTACGGCGACGTGGCGATGGTCGGCGACGGCATCAACGACGCGCCCGCGCTGGCGACCGCTGAGGTCGGCATCGCGATGGGCGCGGCCGGAACGGACACCGCAATCGAGACCGCCGACATCGCGCTGATGGGCGACGACATCAGCAAGCTGCCGTATCTCTACGGGCTGTCGCACACGGCGAACGGCGTGATCCGCCAGAACATCTGGTCGAGCCTCGGCGTGAAGGCCCTGCTTGCACTCGGCGTCCCGCTGGGACTGGTGAGCGTCGCGGTCGCGGTCATCGTCGGCGACATGGGGATGAGCCTCGGCGTCACCGGGAACGCGATGCGGTTGTCACGAATCGCGCCTGAACGCATGGACAGTAAGACTGGCCAAGAAACGGGTGCCTGA